The Kitasatospora paranensis genome has a window encoding:
- a CDS encoding YrdB family protein: MTAILRQADDTAAFLLELAVYASAARLGLTRRRLPRPARWAAAVGLVAGYAGLWAVFGAPGALVPLHGAGRAVLDVLWFGSAAAALFATGLRRTAVVFAALYVLTAAVHLAL, encoded by the coding sequence GTGACCGCGATCCTGCGTCAGGCCGACGACACGGCGGCCTTCCTGCTGGAGCTGGCGGTCTACGCCTCGGCCGCCCGCCTCGGCCTCACCCGGCGCCGGCTGCCGCGGCCCGCGCGCTGGGCGGCTGCCGTCGGCCTGGTCGCCGGGTACGCCGGGCTCTGGGCCGTCTTCGGGGCGCCCGGCGCCCTCGTCCCGCTGCACGGCGCGGGCCGCGCGGTGCTCGACGTGCTGTGGTTCGGCAGCGCTGCCGCCGCCCTGTTCGCCACCGGCCTGCGGCGCACCGCCGTGGTCTTCGCCGCGCTCTACGTGCTCACCGCCGCGGTGCACCTGGCGCTGTGA
- a CDS encoding MarR family transcriptional regulator, which produces MSAVNPPSLTSSLTFRLGTLGSVATERFSAAVEGRGLKPKHVGLLAALDAGAASSQLELSQAMGVAPSLVVSLADQLQALGAIERVRDAADRRRQALVLTATGRALLAECAALAHGIDADLAAALPAAEREDLRRALGVLARHAGLPVDE; this is translated from the coding sequence ATGAGCGCCGTCAACCCCCCATCGCTGACCTCCTCGCTGACCTTCCGCCTCGGCACCCTCGGCTCGGTGGCGACCGAGCGGTTCTCTGCCGCGGTCGAGGGCCGTGGACTCAAGCCCAAGCACGTCGGCCTGCTGGCCGCGCTCGACGCCGGGGCGGCCTCCTCGCAACTGGAGCTCTCCCAGGCCATGGGCGTCGCGCCGAGCCTCGTGGTGAGCCTGGCCGACCAGCTCCAGGCCCTCGGCGCGATCGAGCGGGTACGGGACGCGGCCGACCGCCGCCGCCAGGCCCTGGTGCTCACCGCGACCGGCCGCGCCCTGCTCGCCGAGTGCGCGGCGCTGGCGCACGGGATCGACGCCGACCTCGCCGCCGCCCTGCCCGCCGCCGAGCGGGAGGACCTGCGGCGGGCCCTCGGCGTGCTCGCCCGGCACGCCGGCCTGCCGGTCGACGAGTAG
- a CDS encoding MFS transporter: MTGAERGGGDTPAAVPRAAGPSPWAPLLAVCAGYFMVILDVTIINVAVPAIGRELGASLTGIQWITDGYTLVFAGLLLTGGALGDRFGNRRVFCAGVGVFTVASAGCALAPSTAVLVATRLVEGLGAALIVPGSLALLHQAYPRPAARSRAFGLWGAMAGIAASAGPLLGGLLVATVGWRWVFLINLPVGAACLVLTLRHVDASPRHPDRAVDWPAQGAVVAAVALLTTALNEAGRRGWADPVVLTTAGLSAVAVAAFTARERRARSPVLPLGLLRSRALSGAAAIGLLFNFAFYGMVFTASLDFQHQRGYGALGTGIALFPAVAMTMFASALSGRLARRTGHRPLVVSGMLLAAAGLAGWAAAGADPDYALLVVPMMAAGFGTSFALTGTTTTAMSAAPAAYGGTASALFNTTRQIGSAAGVALGGTLLATATTYGDGVRVSMTVGALAYLAAAALGRACVPATTGTGRAAGRRGAR; the protein is encoded by the coding sequence GTGACGGGTGCGGAACGGGGCGGCGGCGACACACCTGCGGCTGTCCCGCGAGCGGCCGGACCGTCGCCCTGGGCACCGCTGCTGGCGGTGTGCGCCGGGTACTTCATGGTGATCCTGGACGTGACGATCATCAATGTCGCCGTCCCGGCGATCGGCCGCGAGCTGGGAGCCTCCCTCACCGGCATCCAGTGGATCACCGACGGGTACACCCTGGTCTTCGCCGGACTCCTGCTGACCGGCGGAGCGCTGGGCGACCGGTTCGGCAACCGGCGGGTCTTCTGCGCCGGGGTCGGCGTCTTCACGGTGGCGTCCGCGGGCTGCGCGCTCGCGCCGTCCACGGCCGTCCTGGTCGCCACCCGGCTGGTGGAGGGGCTCGGCGCGGCGCTGATCGTGCCGGGCTCGCTGGCCCTGCTCCACCAGGCGTACCCCCGGCCGGCCGCGCGCTCCCGAGCCTTCGGCCTCTGGGGAGCCATGGCGGGCATCGCCGCCTCCGCCGGTCCCCTGCTGGGAGGACTGCTGGTCGCCACGGTCGGCTGGCGCTGGGTCTTCCTCATCAACCTGCCCGTCGGCGCCGCCTGCCTGGTGCTGACGCTGCGGCACGTCGACGCCTCGCCCCGGCACCCCGACCGGGCCGTGGACTGGCCCGCGCAGGGCGCCGTGGTGGCGGCCGTCGCCCTGCTGACCACCGCACTCAACGAGGCTGGCCGCCGCGGCTGGGCCGACCCCGTCGTGCTCACCACCGCGGGCCTGTCGGCCGTTGCCGTCGCCGCCTTCACGGCCCGCGAACGCCGGGCCCGATCGCCCGTCCTGCCCCTCGGCCTGCTGCGTTCGCGCGCCCTGAGCGGTGCGGCCGCCATCGGCCTGCTGTTCAACTTCGCCTTCTACGGGATGGTGTTCACTGCCAGCCTGGACTTCCAGCACCAGCGCGGATATGGCGCCCTCGGAACCGGGATCGCACTGTTCCCCGCGGTCGCGATGACGATGTTCGCCTCCGCGCTCTCCGGCCGGTTGGCCCGCCGGACGGGCCATCGGCCCCTCGTCGTCTCGGGCATGCTCCTGGCGGCCGCCGGGCTGGCGGGCTGGGCGGCGGCCGGCGCCGACCCCGACTATGCGCTGCTCGTCGTCCCGATGATGGCCGCGGGGTTCGGCACCTCGTTCGCCCTGACGGGCACGACCACCACCGCGATGTCGGCCGCCCCCGCCGCCTACGGGGGCACGGCGTCCGCCCTGTTCAACACCACCCGTCAGATCGGCAGCGCCGCCGGAGTCGCGCTGGGCGGCACCCTGCTCGCCACCGCGACCACCTACGGCGACGGGGTCCGGGTGAGCATGACCGTCGGCGCACTCGCCTACCTGGCCGCCGCGGCCCTGGGGCGGGCCTGCGTCCCGGCGACGACCGGGACGGGCCGGGCGGCGGGCCGTCGGGGCGCCCGCTGA
- a CDS encoding RNA methyltransferase, with translation MSEPRTVTDPADPRLADYTGLTDVELRRRREPAEGLFIAEGEKVIRRAVDAGFRMRSMLLTPKWLEVMGDVIAAADAPVHVVEPDLAERVTGYHVHRGALASMERKPLPAAADLLAGARRVAVLEGLVDHTNLGAIFRSAAALGMDAVLLSPDCADPLYRRAVKVSMGAVFAVPYARLDPWPAALETVRAAGFELLALTPAGADDLAAAAPHRLPKAALMLGAEGDGLTRRALEAADRRVRIPMAHGIDSLNVGAAAAVAFYAVAAG, from the coding sequence GTGTCCGAACCGCGTACCGTCACCGACCCCGCCGATCCGCGTCTGGCCGACTACACCGGCCTCACCGACGTCGAACTGCGCCGCCGCCGCGAGCCCGCCGAGGGCCTCTTCATCGCCGAGGGCGAGAAGGTCATCCGCCGGGCCGTCGACGCCGGCTTCCGGATGCGGTCGATGCTGCTCACCCCGAAGTGGCTGGAGGTCATGGGCGACGTGATCGCGGCCGCCGACGCGCCCGTCCACGTCGTCGAGCCCGATCTCGCCGAGCGGGTGACGGGCTACCACGTCCACCGCGGCGCGCTGGCCTCGATGGAGCGCAAGCCGCTGCCCGCTGCCGCCGACCTGCTCGCCGGCGCCCGCCGGGTCGCGGTGCTCGAAGGCCTGGTGGACCACACCAACCTCGGCGCGATCTTCCGCAGCGCGGCGGCACTCGGCATGGACGCCGTGCTGCTCTCGCCGGACTGCGCCGACCCGCTCTACCGGCGGGCGGTCAAGGTCTCGATGGGCGCCGTCTTCGCCGTGCCGTACGCCCGGCTCGACCCGTGGCCGGCCGCGCTGGAGACCGTGCGGGCGGCCGGCTTCGAACTGCTGGCCCTGACCCCGGCCGGGGCCGACGACCTCGCCGCCGCCGCGCCGCACCGCCTGCCGAAGGCCGCCCTGATGCTGGGTGCGGAGGGCGACGGACTGACCCGCCGGGCGCTGGAGGCGGCGGACCGCCGGGTCCGCATCCCGATGGCGCACGGCATCGACTCGCTCAACGTCGGAGCGGCCGCCGCGGTCGCCTTCTACGCCGTCGCGGCGGGCTGA
- a CDS encoding protein kinase domain-containing protein translates to MAMMRLRREDPRIVGPFRLHRRLGAGGMGVVYLGSDRKGQRVALKLIRSELAEDVEFRTRFAREVAAASRIRGGCTARVVGSDLEADRPWLATAYVPGPSLYKRVGDDGPMPWPEAARVGAALADGLVKVHEAGVVHRDLKPSNILLSPKGPRIIDFGIAWSRGASTLTHVGTAVGSPGFLAPEQVRGAAVTPATDVFAFGATLAFALTGESPFGSGASSEVMLYRVVHEEPDLTAVPPVLAPLIRACLAKEPAERPGAAALHERLNELASRGSLPATGGSAPGRGRAGPTSAAAQGVPRGAVGHDGPGRAAHGAGGHGTPGRGTSGHGTSGHGTGGHGTAGHGTGGRPAAGHGPGGRDVPSARPRRAPGQRPTAAMPRPDGHDTLRNRQHTPAPSRARDRQHTPAPGRPAPSPRQRLLRQRVVVFVTVTLGVALAIAAAQGCENRSTRGLGSSAASPGASAPGLSLDGAGTAGRASLTPAARGTGSAGGLGPASGALPSVDWPDRSYADPAGGAEIRLRDGRTNGDGAQIALSTVLPARYRNAPAALVVLRRSEGAVPVDLVQLFRFDGDTPVLVASRASAADPQASAVWRVENGALVREERVALTGALSSTRYTVRADGSGLEESWPGAGASGAAG, encoded by the coding sequence ATGGCGATGATGCGGCTGAGGCGTGAGGACCCCCGCATCGTCGGACCGTTCCGCCTGCACCGGCGCCTGGGCGCCGGCGGCATGGGCGTGGTCTACCTGGGTTCGGACCGCAAGGGCCAGCGCGTCGCGCTGAAGCTGATCCGGTCGGAGCTCGCCGAGGACGTCGAGTTCCGGACCCGCTTCGCCCGCGAGGTCGCCGCGGCGTCCAGGATCCGCGGCGGCTGCACCGCCCGCGTGGTCGGCTCCGACCTGGAGGCCGACCGCCCCTGGCTGGCGACCGCCTACGTGCCGGGGCCCTCGCTGTACAAGCGGGTCGGCGACGACGGGCCGATGCCCTGGCCGGAGGCCGCCCGGGTCGGTGCCGCGCTGGCCGACGGACTGGTCAAGGTCCACGAGGCCGGGGTCGTGCACCGCGACCTCAAACCGTCGAACATCCTGCTCTCCCCCAAGGGCCCGCGGATCATCGACTTCGGCATCGCGTGGTCGCGCGGCGCCAGCACGCTCACCCATGTCGGCACGGCGGTCGGCTCGCCCGGCTTCCTCGCCCCCGAGCAGGTCCGGGGCGCTGCCGTGACCCCGGCCACCGACGTGTTCGCGTTCGGGGCGACACTCGCGTTCGCGCTGACCGGCGAGTCGCCGTTCGGCTCCGGTGCGTCCTCCGAGGTGATGCTCTACCGGGTCGTGCACGAGGAGCCCGACCTGACGGCCGTCCCGCCCGTCCTCGCCCCGCTCATCCGGGCCTGCCTGGCCAAGGAGCCCGCCGAACGGCCCGGGGCGGCCGCACTGCACGAGCGCCTCAACGAGCTGGCCTCGCGCGGCAGCCTGCCGGCCACCGGCGGGAGCGCCCCCGGCCGCGGCCGGGCCGGGCCCACCTCGGCAGCCGCGCAGGGCGTGCCGCGCGGCGCCGTCGGCCACGACGGCCCGGGGCGCGCCGCCCACGGGGCCGGGGGCCACGGCACACCCGGCCGCGGCACATCCGGTCACGGCACATCCGGTCACGGGACGGGAGGCCACGGGACGGCCGGCCACGGCACCGGAGGCCGTCCCGCCGCCGGCCACGGCCCGGGCGGCCGGGACGTCCCGTCGGCCCGGCCCCGCCGGGCGCCCGGCCAGCGGCCCACGGCCGCCATGCCGCGCCCGGACGGCCACGACACCCTCCGCAACCGCCAGCACACCCCCGCCCCCTCCCGGGCCCGGGACCGTCAGCACACCCCGGCACCCGGGCGGCCCGCGCCGAGCCCGCGGCAGCGGCTGCTGCGCCAGCGGGTGGTGGTCTTCGTGACCGTCACCCTGGGCGTGGCGCTGGCCATCGCCGCCGCGCAGGGCTGCGAGAACCGCAGCACCCGAGGCCTCGGGTCCTCGGCAGCCTCCCCCGGCGCCTCCGCGCCCGGGCTGTCGCTGGACGGGGCGGGCACGGCGGGACGGGCCTCGCTCACCCCCGCCGCCCGCGGCACCGGCAGCGCCGGCGGCCTCGGGCCCGCCTCCGGGGCGCTGCCCTCCGTCGACTGGCCCGACCGCAGCTACGCCGATCCGGCGGGCGGGGCGGAGATCCGCCTGCGCGACGGCCGGACGAACGGTGACGGCGCCCAGATCGCCCTGAGCACCGTGCTCCCCGCCCGCTACCGGAACGCCCCCGCCGCCCTCGTGGTGCTGCGGCGCTCCGAGGGCGCCGTCCCGGTCGACCTCGTCCAGCTGTTCCGCTTCGACGGCGACACGCCCGTCCTCGTCGCCTCCCGCGCCTCGGCCGCGGACCCGCAGGCCTCGGCGGTCTGGCGGGTCGAGAACGGGGCCCTGGTCCGCGAGGAGCGGGTCGCCCTGACCGGGGCGCTCTCCTCGACCCGCTACACCGTCCGCGCGGACGGCAGCGGGCTGGAGGAGTCCTGGCCCGGCGCCGGGGCATCGGGCGCCGCAGGCTGA
- a CDS encoding chorismate-binding protein has product MARFGGRLATGLCEVTSDPAVLDTAGFWAVAYDFEGRLTCARFADVRPAPAPPATGGWLGPHPDAWRSSLDRAGYTAGVRTIRERIAAGEVYQANLCRVLSAPLPDPARTDVDALTGLLAHGNPAPYAGTIRLPGHGVELATASPELYLRRRGRTVSSGPIKGTGRTEADLLEKDHAENVMIVDLVRNDLGRVCETGSVTVPDLCAVEKHPGLVHLVSTVEGTLREGAGWAGLLAATFPPGSVTGAPKSSALQIIDELETAPRGPYCGAVGWVDADRGEAELAVGIRTFWIDRATGGPVLRFGTGAGITWGSDPEREWDETELKAARLVAIASGSTTH; this is encoded by the coding sequence ATGGCCCGCTTCGGCGGCCGCCTCGCCACCGGGCTGTGCGAGGTCACCTCGGACCCGGCCGTGCTGGACACCGCGGGCTTCTGGGCCGTCGCGTACGACTTCGAGGGCCGGCTGACCTGCGCCCGCTTCGCCGACGTCCGGCCCGCGCCCGCCCCGCCCGCGACCGGCGGCTGGCTCGGACCGCACCCGGACGCCTGGCGCAGCTCGCTCGACCGGGCCGGCTACACCGCCGGGGTCCGGACGATCCGCGAGCGCATCGCGGCCGGCGAGGTCTACCAGGCCAACCTCTGCCGGGTGCTCTCCGCGCCGCTGCCCGACCCGGCCCGCACCGACGTCGACGCCCTCACCGGCCTGCTCGCGCACGGCAACCCCGCGCCCTACGCGGGAACGATCCGCCTCCCCGGGCACGGCGTCGAACTCGCCACCGCCTCGCCCGAGCTCTACCTGCGCCGCCGCGGCCGCACCGTCTCCTCCGGGCCGATCAAGGGCACCGGCCGCACCGAGGCCGACCTGCTGGAGAAGGACCACGCCGAGAACGTGATGATCGTGGACCTCGTCCGCAACGACCTCGGCCGGGTCTGCGAGACCGGCAGCGTCACCGTCCCCGACCTCTGCGCGGTCGAGAAGCACCCCGGGCTGGTCCACCTCGTGTCCACGGTGGAGGGCACCCTGCGCGAGGGCGCCGGCTGGGCGGGGCTGCTGGCGGCCACCTTCCCGCCCGGCTCGGTCACCGGCGCGCCCAAGTCCAGTGCCCTGCAGATCATCGACGAACTGGAGACCGCCCCCCGCGGCCCCTACTGCGGCGCGGTCGGCTGGGTGGACGCCGACCGGGGCGAGGCCGAACTCGCCGTCGGCATCCGCACGTTCTGGATCGACCGGGCAACGGGCGGGCCCGTCCTGCGGTTCGGCACCGGCGCCGGCATCACCTGGGGCTCCGACCCGGAGCGCGAATGGGACGAGACCGAGCTGAAGGCCGCCCGGCTGGTCGCGATAGCGTCGGGCAGCACCACCCACTGA
- a CDS encoding aminodeoxychorismate lyase gives MIWVNGALVEAGAAAVSVLDHGLTVGDGVFETVKAVDGRLFALTRHLDRLTRSARGLGLADPDHDEVRRACAAVLAADPMPLGRLRITYTGGTSPLGSERGDDAPSLVVALGTAKPRPDTTAVVTVDWRRNEHSAVAGLKTTSYAENVVALAAAHRAGASEAIFANTAGRLCEGTGSNVFVVLDGRLLTPRLESGCLAGITRRLVVDWSGAEEADLPFEALRDAEEVFLTSTLRDVQAVTRIDDRELPGPGPVTLKAMAEFAARSGDDLDP, from the coding sequence ATGATCTGGGTCAACGGAGCCCTCGTGGAGGCCGGCGCCGCAGCCGTCTCCGTCCTCGACCACGGCCTCACCGTCGGCGACGGCGTCTTCGAGACGGTCAAGGCCGTCGACGGCCGCCTCTTCGCGCTCACCCGTCACCTCGACCGGCTCACCCGCTCCGCCCGCGGCCTCGGCCTGGCGGACCCCGACCACGACGAGGTCCGCCGCGCCTGCGCGGCCGTGCTCGCCGCCGACCCGATGCCGCTCGGCCGGCTCCGGATCACCTACACCGGCGGCACCTCGCCGCTCGGCTCCGAGCGCGGCGACGACGCCCCCAGCCTGGTCGTCGCCCTCGGCACCGCCAAGCCCCGCCCGGACACCACCGCCGTGGTCACCGTGGACTGGCGCCGCAACGAGCACAGCGCCGTCGCCGGGCTGAAGACCACCTCGTACGCCGAGAACGTGGTGGCGCTCGCCGCCGCGCACCGGGCGGGCGCGTCCGAGGCGATCTTCGCCAACACCGCGGGGCGGCTCTGCGAGGGCACCGGCTCCAACGTCTTCGTCGTGCTCGACGGCCGGCTGCTGACCCCGCGGCTGGAGTCCGGCTGCCTGGCGGGCATCACCCGCCGGCTGGTCGTCGACTGGTCCGGCGCCGAGGAGGCCGACCTGCCGTTCGAGGCCCTGCGGGACGCCGAGGAGGTCTTCCTCACCTCGACGCTGCGCGACGTCCAGGCCGTCACCCGGATCGACGACCGCGAGCTGCCCGGCCCCGGCCCGGTCACCCTCAAGGCCATGGCGGAGTTCGCGGCGCGCAGTGGCGACGACCTCGACCCGTGA
- a CDS encoding GNAT family N-acetyltransferase, with product MTTTLRPEGAEEPLPGGGRTRRWGICVNGRPVGGLRTTALPRDGRWWGEIAELEVREGHRRGRATVGALAAEEVLRGWGCARVDVTVPEQAAAALRLAHALGYTERMRNMAKRLDTAPVLPPGLGLRPITGEEYPAWLESVRAGYLHDLRGSGLTEPQARAKSDADHGQVLAQGPATPGVALRRLVDAQGRVLGSLWLHLHQDVLPDGGPLAWVMVVEVAEAHRGRGHGRTLMLAAEGECLAAGVRDLGLNVFSANRVAIALYESLGYRVTRRTLGKPLL from the coding sequence ATGACCACCACGCTGCGCCCGGAGGGCGCCGAGGAGCCCCTGCCCGGCGGCGGCCGCACCCGCCGCTGGGGGATCTGCGTCAACGGCCGCCCGGTCGGCGGCCTGCGGACGACCGCGCTGCCGCGGGACGGCCGGTGGTGGGGCGAGATCGCCGAGCTGGAGGTCCGCGAGGGTCACCGGCGGGGCCGGGCCACGGTCGGGGCGCTCGCCGCCGAGGAGGTGCTGCGCGGGTGGGGCTGCGCCCGGGTCGACGTCACGGTGCCCGAGCAGGCCGCGGCCGCGCTGCGACTCGCGCACGCCCTCGGCTACACCGAGCGGATGCGGAACATGGCCAAGCGGCTGGACACCGCCCCCGTGCTGCCGCCCGGGCTGGGTCTCCGTCCGATCACCGGCGAGGAGTACCCGGCCTGGCTGGAGTCCGTACGGGCCGGCTACCTGCACGATCTGCGCGGGTCGGGGCTGACCGAGCCGCAGGCCCGGGCCAAGTCGGACGCCGACCACGGCCAGGTGCTGGCCCAGGGCCCGGCGACCCCGGGGGTGGCGTTGCGCCGCCTCGTCGACGCGCAGGGCCGCGTCCTCGGCAGCCTCTGGCTGCACCTGCACCAGGACGTGCTGCCCGACGGCGGCCCGCTGGCCTGGGTGATGGTGGTCGAGGTCGCCGAGGCCCACCGCGGCCGGGGCCACGGGCGGACGCTGATGCTCGCCGCCGAGGGCGAGTGCCTCGCGGCCGGGGTCCGGGACCTCGGCCTCAACGTGTTCAGCGCCAACCGGGTGGCGATCGCGCTCTACGAGTCGCTCGGCTACCGGGTCACCCGGCGCACGCTCGGCAAGCCGCTGCTGTGA
- a CDS encoding DsbA family protein: MTDVPLLPRLEFWCDLQCPDCRTALDDVRALRARYGDALPIELRHFPLEKNKHAYAAAQAAEEAFAQGSGWAYAEALLERTAELARDGEKVLLAVADGLGLDSDEIDTALIDGRHTLLVDADQAEGRAIRVTGTPTYVVAGERLDGDRSQDGLLERLTGILDRHRG, translated from the coding sequence ATGACCGATGTCCCCCTCCTCCCCCGCCTCGAGTTCTGGTGCGACCTCCAGTGCCCCGACTGCCGCACGGCCCTCGACGACGTCCGGGCCCTGCGCGCCCGGTACGGCGACGCCCTGCCGATCGAGCTGCGGCACTTCCCGCTGGAGAAGAACAAGCACGCGTACGCGGCCGCGCAGGCCGCCGAGGAGGCGTTCGCCCAGGGCAGCGGCTGGGCGTACGCGGAGGCGCTGCTGGAGCGGACGGCCGAGCTCGCGCGGGACGGCGAGAAGGTGCTGCTCGCCGTCGCCGACGGACTCGGGCTGGACTCCGACGAGATCGACACCGCGCTGATCGACGGCCGGCACACCCTGCTGGTCGACGCCGACCAGGCCGAGGGCCGGGCGATCAGGGTCACCGGCACGCCCACCTACGTCGTCGCCGGCGAGCGGCTGGACGGCGACCGGAGCCAGGACGGGCTGCTGGAGCGGCTCACCGGGATCCTCGACCGGCACCGGGGCTGA
- a CDS encoding CGNR zinc finger domain-containing protein yields the protein MLITHDTECALSILVELLNTAPEACGSEQLPDIAALDGFVVRQEISEIDSLTAQDLTAVHALRGRLRDVFAAGSTAEAAEQVNAVVAAAGTTPRLTNHDHHGWHIHYFAPHAAIGDHLAAELGMALAFIVMAGERERLRNCEAPDCARVFVDLSRNRSRRYCDSRTCGNRLHVAAYRARQRSAEAVTAG from the coding sequence GTGCTGATCACCCATGACACCGAATGCGCCCTGAGCATTCTGGTCGAGCTGCTCAACACGGCCCCCGAGGCCTGCGGCTCGGAACAGCTGCCGGACATCGCCGCCCTGGACGGATTCGTGGTGCGGCAGGAGATCAGCGAGATCGACTCGCTCACCGCCCAGGACCTCACCGCCGTGCACGCGCTGCGCGGCCGGCTGCGCGACGTGTTCGCCGCGGGCTCGACCGCCGAGGCCGCCGAGCAGGTCAACGCCGTGGTCGCGGCGGCCGGCACCACGCCCCGGCTGACCAACCACGACCACCACGGCTGGCACATCCACTACTTCGCCCCGCACGCGGCGATCGGCGACCACCTCGCGGCCGAGCTGGGCATGGCGCTGGCCTTCATCGTGATGGCCGGCGAGCGCGAGCGGCTGCGCAACTGCGAGGCCCCCGACTGCGCCCGGGTCTTCGTCGACCTCTCCCGCAACCGCTCCCGCCGCTACTGCGACAGCCGCACCTGCGGCAACCGGCTGCACGTCGCCGCCTACCGGGCCCGGCAGCGCTCGGCCGAGGCCGTCACGGCGGGCTGA
- a CDS encoding SsgA family sporulation/cell division regulator gives MNTTVSCELHLRLIVSSESSLPVPAGLRYDTADPYAVHATFHTGADETVEWVFARDLLAEGLHRPTGTGDVRVWPSRSHGQGVVCIALSSPEGEALLEAPARALESFLKRTDAAVPPGTEHRHFDLDRELSHILAES, from the coding sequence ATGAACACCACGGTCAGCTGTGAGCTGCACCTGCGCCTCATCGTGTCCAGCGAGTCCTCACTGCCCGTCCCCGCGGGCCTGCGCTACGACACCGCGGACCCTTATGCCGTGCATGCCACCTTCCACACCGGCGCCGACGAGACCGTCGAGTGGGTGTTCGCCCGTGATCTCCTCGCGGAGGGGCTGCACCGACCCACCGGCACCGGCGACGTCCGGGTGTGGCCCTCGCGCAGCCACGGACAGGGTGTCGTCTGCATCGCCCTGAGCTCTCCGGAAGGAGAGGCCCTGCTGGAAGCCCCGGCGCGGGCGCTCGAGTCGTTCCTCAAGCGCACCGACGCCGCCGTGCCGCCCGGCACCGAGCACCGCCACTTCGACCTCGACCGGGAGCTCTCGCACATCCTCGCCGAAAGCTGA
- a CDS encoding TIGR02611 family protein: MAVRSDKPEGAGGPAAPAGSGGGRPLGSRAPLFIRRSRPLHVSWQVAVFVAGLAVVGLGVVLLPLPGPGWVVIFLGMGIWATEFVWAQLVLRWTRRKVAEAAERALDPQVRRRNIVLTVIGLAVIAAVAGWYLWRFGAVLPWDLH, from the coding sequence ATGGCTGTACGAAGCGACAAACCCGAGGGTGCCGGCGGCCCGGCGGCCCCTGCCGGGAGCGGCGGGGGCCGGCCGCTGGGGTCGCGGGCGCCGCTGTTCATCCGGCGCTCGCGCCCGCTCCACGTCAGCTGGCAGGTGGCGGTCTTCGTGGCCGGCCTGGCGGTGGTCGGGCTGGGGGTCGTCCTGCTGCCGCTGCCCGGTCCGGGCTGGGTGGTCATCTTCCTGGGCATGGGCATCTGGGCCACCGAGTTCGTCTGGGCCCAGCTGGTGCTGCGCTGGACGCGTCGCAAGGTCGCCGAGGCGGCCGAGCGGGCGCTCGATCCGCAGGTGCGGCGCCGCAACATCGTGCTGACCGTGATCGGGCTGGCCGTGATCGCTGCGGTGGCCGGCTGGTACCTGTGGCGGTTCGGGGCGGTCCTGCCGTGGGACCTGCACTGA
- a CDS encoding 3'-5' exonuclease, which yields MQQQRPWYEGPLASFDTETTGVDVETDRIVSAALVLQIAPGAPASSATWLADPGVPIPDGARAVHGITDEQVRADGRPARTVVAELARALAEQARAGVPLVVMNAPYDLTLLDRELRRHRGGSLAEYLGGAELLVLDPRVLDKHVDRYRKGRRTLSDLCAHYGVRLTGAHDASADATASLELVRAIAARHPARLGTLSAPELHLRQAVWHAAQARGLQNWFDREGTPERVDTAWPLRPARCGCGRRLSDEHRCEAAA from the coding sequence ATGCAGCAGCAACGGCCCTGGTACGAGGGCCCACTCGCCTCGTTCGACACCGAGACCACCGGCGTGGACGTCGAGACCGACCGGATCGTCTCCGCCGCACTGGTCCTCCAGATCGCCCCCGGCGCCCCCGCGAGCAGCGCAACCTGGCTCGCCGACCCGGGTGTTCCGATCCCCGACGGCGCCCGCGCCGTGCACGGCATCACCGACGAGCAGGTCCGCGCGGACGGCCGGCCCGCCCGGACGGTGGTCGCCGAACTCGCCCGCGCCCTCGCCGAACAGGCCCGGGCCGGCGTCCCGCTGGTGGTGATGAACGCCCCGTACGACCTGACCCTGCTCGACCGCGAGCTGCGCCGGCACCGCGGCGGCTCGCTCGCCGAGTACCTCGGCGGCGCCGAACTGCTGGTGCTGGACCCGCGGGTGCTCGACAAGCACGTGGACCGCTACCGCAAGGGCCGCCGCACCCTGAGCGACCTGTGCGCCCACTACGGCGTGCGGCTCACCGGCGCGCACGACGCCTCGGCGGACGCAACCGCCTCGCTGGAGCTCGTCCGCGCGATCGCCGCCCGGCATCCCGCACGCCTCGGCACGCTCAGCGCGCCCGAGCTGCACCTGCGGCAGGCGGTCTGGCACGCCGCGCAGGCACGGGGGTTGCAGAACTGGTTCGACCGGGAGGGGACACCGGAGCGGGTCGACACCGCCTGGCCGCTCCGCCCGGCCCGCTGCGGCTGCGGCCGCCGGCTCTCCGACGAGCACCGCTGCGAGGCGGCCGCCTGA